A genomic segment from Corythoichthys intestinalis isolate RoL2023-P3 chromosome 2, ASM3026506v1, whole genome shotgun sequence encodes:
- the LOC130908069 gene encoding dystrotelin-like, translating to MREERRNSQRSGPHLGDNPEEGGGTTSAECVSHDSSGQFKSSSKSLQTDEMLVEQLEMSTLLAEVRDLHRDKRLLEDQLEVCRLTFQSEQGALKERCAEMEVTMESVREHNLCLQATLTQLEFQCASDKTRDQNEIDNAANTDKGKMTPTSDVETCVEEVLNIEEEILLKTDDEWSEMEESPPPTMDQDIAWSHNIHYEEVDCAANRLQSIQQEDILKEVDTCTGDEQDHGTYSPEELLQQNVDQLLSVLGAHSSKDTQSGDNKEFVLIDAAEQIGDSLLYLVDAVRQVPREKGIYTAAEHVSYRL from the exons ATGAGGGAAGAGAGAAGGAATAGTCAGAGGAG CGGTCCACATTTGGGGGACAATCCTGAAGAAGGTGGAGGCACCACCTCTGCTGAATGTGTTTCCCATGATTCCTCTGGGCAATTTAAGTCTTCATCTAAATCACTGCAGACTGATGAGATGCTGGTggaacag TTGGAGATGTCCACTTTGCTTGCTGAAGTCAGGGACCTCCACAGAGATAAACg GCTACTGGAAGATCAACTGGAGGTATGTCGTCTCACATTCCAGTCAGAACAGGGAGCGCTAAAGGAACGATGCGCCGAGATGGAGGTTACCATGGAATCAGTCAGGGAACACAACTTGTGTCTCCAGGCGACTCTCACTCAG CTGGAGTTCCAATGTGCCAGTGATAAGACACGAGACCAGAATGAGATAGACAACGCAGCAAATACGGATAAAGGAAAGATGACACCAACTTCTGACGTGGAGACTTGCGTGGAGGAAGTATTAAATATTGAAGAAGAAATTCTGTTAAAGACCGATGATGAGTGGAGCGAGATGGAGGAAAGTCCACCCCCGACAATGGACCAGGACATTGCTTGGTCACATAACATCCACTATGAGGAGGTAGATTGTGCGGCTAACAGACTTCAATCGATACAACAAGAGGACATCCTCAAAGAGGTGGACACGTGTACAGGTGATGAACAAGATCATGGAACTTATAGTCCAGAAGAGTTGCTACAGCAGAATGTGGACCAACTGCTAAGTGTTTTAGGTGCACACAGTAGTAAGGATACACAATCAG GTGACAACAAGGAGTTTGTTCTAATTGATGCTGCAGAACAGATTGGAGACTCTTTACTTTACCTTGTGGATGCTGTGAGACAAGTTCCAAGAGAAAAGGGGATTTACACCGCGGCAGAACATGTGTCATACAGACTTTAA